The genomic region TAtacattttcttttgaaatgaAGGAATACTTCccttaaaaaaattctatgctcaATTAACCCCCTAAATTATCATATCCCAAGTCAATTTACTCCTGATCGATTTCTTCAAGGACAAAAACATGTGTAGAAAATTGTAAATAAGATGTACACAATCATACTGTAAGACATGATGAAGTACATGCCTCTACATATTTTGTTACATAATATGACTAATTTTGATTTTGCAAAAAGAAAGTTTCGACCAATGCAAAATATAAGTGAATTTTCACTTCTTTTGTCATGGCTCAACATGCATATATGATTTTGTAGTTCTTTTTTTAGAAATTCAGGAGAAATTTAAAGAGGAAATGAAGGAGTGAAGTGTTTCATATATTATCTCACAATAGTCTAGGAGGTTACACTAATAGAATTTGGCTTTCTGCCAAGTTTCACAGCTTTGCCGAGTTCATTCTATGGGGAACTCGGCAAAGTTTATGTCAGCTGGGTTTGATTCAAGATTGGACTTGGCAGTGATATGCAACTCAGCAGACTTCATATTTTGCCTAGTTCCAACAAAAAACGACTCGGTGAACAAAATAAACTCGGCAGAATCTCAAGTTCGCTGAGTTCCCAAGAGAAACAACTCGGCAAAGTGtgacaggtgggtcttcttgtagAGCAGGTGACGAAGCCATGATATCGGTCTTTCTTTGCCGAGTTTGGGCTAACGGAAACTCAATAAACATTTTatctttttcatttttttagatTGAAATTCCCCATGGCATTTACGTTAACGCCCCTCCTCGCCTGATTGTTTGGTTTGCCCAGTTTTTTGTGGCAGAAACTCAGCAAACATTATTTAAATATTTACCGAGTCGCGATAGAAAGAACTTGGGAGTATAAATGATTGTCGGGCCCTGTCCAGCTGAGTGTTGTACGCCGGGTTTGGGACTCGGCGAAGATTTCACTGAGTTTATTACGAGCAAAAAGGACGATTCTAGTACTGTTAATTGAGCCCTGAAATAATTTGGAACAGAAAATAGCCGAAGCAGATGCCTTAAAGAGTTATGAAGAGGATGatcattttctgaaaaagaaaGTATAACACATATCGTTTTAGCTTGTATGACGTGTGCTATAAGGATAGGGCGGCTAGTGTTCCAACCTATCGGCTTCCCAATATTGCAAGCCAGATGATTTGGATGATATTTTCCAATCAAACGCTACCACCTTCCGGCCAAAATGACTAAACGTCTATAGATAGAACAAAAAATAATGAGGAAACACATTATTTTTTGCGAGGAAATAACGAGGAAACTGCGTCTGCAGTTCTTGCAATGATATGTGCATGGATCAAGCATGACAACCTCAGCACATAGATACTCCATTATGTAAATTTTATATAAACATACATTTGACCACAAAGAAAACATGGCATGCGAGATATGTTTAATTCACTTTGAATTCTTCGCCCCGAGCTAACAAACCTACGTGTGACCAACACTTACGCACGAGAGCCTAGCTACTCACAACGTGATGTGTACGCAAGAATCCCACTACCTTACTATATCTATGATGTAGAGGGATGCTTCTGTAGGTATCTAGTATAGGATGTTACGTCCTTGTCAGCTGCAAGCAAATTGATGACTGTGCATGGCAGCAAAATAAATGCATGCTTGCTTACGGAAGAAGGAGCAATTGCCCATTGTGGAAATTATTAATTTTGACATGTCCAAATGAGCTGATCCCTCCTTTTGTGCATAGCTGACTTTCTTCTAAATTTCAAAAAACCAATGTGGAATAAAGTACATGCATATGAGTATTGTGTTGAAACTAGGCATTCTTCTAGGTTTTGCACAAAAATGTTACTGTAATTTGAAATCCCAGAATGATTATACAGCATGAGCTACAGTAGTACAAGTTGTGGAACTTGCGCATGTGTTTTATTGTTTGTGTGATTTATAGCCATGCGATATAGGCTCACAAGATAATAAACATCACACGCCGTTCATGTATAGTCGGATGGATGATGTATTTGAACAATTCAGTTTTCTAACGGCTCTGCTACCTTTCAGAGCAAGGAAAGCACCATTGATTTTACTCGCTTTGAGCTTGGTGAGGTATTTGGATATTTTTCCAATACACTGCACTTAAAAGGTATTTTACGAAATACAgataaataccaaaaataatatattaaTGGTTTTCAGATGCATTTTAAAAAATTAAGAAATTTAAAGAGGTTGAAACATCAGAATAAATTTTAAAACTTGTGAAAAAGTCTAAACTACTAGTTTCCCAGTTTTTAATAATATGATATAATATCAATATTtgtctgaaataattgaaatttGTGTGAAATGGTTCCATTTTATTAAAATATGAATGAAATATTTTCAATGTGAGTGAAAAAAAAGAATTTGTATTTGTAGGCTGCTTGAAATAATGACTGTTTGTCctatatgatttttttctgaaattgGTTGAATAAGATGACTTGGCGAGTTGAAATGTGTGTCAAATGTTTCTATAATTGATTTAAATATGAATAAAATGATTGAAATTCATGTGAACTGTATGTTGAATGTTTCTGAAATTGATTGAAATATGTCTGTATGTTTATAAAATTGACATGAACCATCGTTGATTCTTTGTAGagaaaaagaatgaaatcttgttgGGACAATTTAAATTTATTGGAAGAAGTGTGAGATGATACTTATACCTATAGGAAAGAAAAAAATTGTGAAACTTGAACTTTCAATTTAATTCCATTTAGTTTATTTTTTTAACTATTTGTTTCTTGAAGCCTTTGTTTTTTTATCATTTTTGTTATTATGAATTCTTTGATTTTTTTggcaaaaatattatttttggtatttacCTATCTACTAATACAAAATCCAAAAATAGAAAATTGGGAAATACCAGGAATACTGACTTACACCCTCCGCCCGGTGAGGAGTGTACATCTAGCTTCAAAttttgtccacaaaagagtgtacttctatcatcccaatgtattttaaagtagaaaaagatacttctctctcatcacacggtaatcaagatcaatagcaatctacacatggttttcttaatttctacatgcacttagctcattggggtTGAGTAATTAAAAAGGAGAGAGATGGTGGTTTGCACCTTTCCAATGATTTTTTTACTTAACTCCATAATTTGTCTTAAAAtttctagatgtacactcttcaccggacggagggagtagatgaaaaGTTTCCCCGTGAGGACATCCACAATCTAGCACCTTCTTTTCGGCCCTTTGGATAGATACATACGTTACAATGCCCTTTTCCCTAGTTTGTACAGATATCCACTAGTAGCTAGAGGACCCGTAACGCCACCCGTACGTGTATATAGCCAATCATTCAATCAGCAATTAAGTAGAGGGCACACGCAGGGATGGGAGGGACCATTGATCATCTTTGTATAGCCAAAGTTCGTTCGCGTTCTCTGTCAATGTCAATGGGTCCATGAAAGAGTGGAAGAAATCATGCGCGTCTATACCTAGACCACCTGTACTATCTTCATGTGATTGATTGATGGGTCTATCGCTTTACCGAGTCAGTTTTCTGCAGCAGAACAAAGGAGTTGGCCATATTTGAAACGACCGGCATGTATTTGACTTGCTTTGCGTCCACGTGCTAATGCATGTACTCCTTGTGCAAATGTTTGTAGCTACTACATGCATGCTAGATGCATGTTCTGGTCTACctgcaataataaaaataaatgcatgttcttttttttgcgggaaaatatGCCTGGATGTAAATTTTCTTCTCCTTGTTCCAACAGTCGTACTACAACTTCCAGAAGGCAATGTAAGCAAATTGAGTTGGTATGTTtgaatttttgttgtgtttttgcTGAATTAAAGCGACTTAAGATATTATTTATGTTTATAGTAGATGTCCCGAAGAGCTGTATACCCTGACCATTTTGACAAAAGAAAATCTTATAcaactccctccattcctaaatgtaagtctttttagagattccactataaattacatacggatgtatatagacatattttagagtgtaaattcactcatttttctccgtatgtagtccatagtggaatctctaaaaaaacttatatttatgaacggagggaatACTAAACTTGCATGTACCTGGACCATTTTTGTTCTGGCAATGTTAAAGCACCAATGTTGTAATATCATTGTCCTGCAACGTTAGCATACCTCTTTGACCTTGAATGCCAGGACATATTACACATTTATCCCTTTGATGTGGGGTAGACTTTCCCTAGACTTGTGTAAGAGTCAATGTATTCAAGTACCAAAACGATGACCCACAGTTGTGGGTGCTGCCTTCTCTAGCTACACTATATGCCAACCTACCTAGCTACCATGCATATGCATGACATGCATTGCCAAAGGGATGGCATGGCATACTAACAATCTGCAAATGCTTTTTCTTAGTACCAGCATACTAACAATCTGCAAATGCTTTTTCTTAGTACCACTCTATATATATCAACCCCATCTCCCTCCCCCTACCTTCCCATACCCCTCCATGTCCCCTTAGCAAGAAAGAGAATATATCTCACCATctagaaagagagaaacaaagagatGAGGAACCAGAGGCTAGCTCCTATCACTTGCTCCTCTTCAAAGACCAACAACACGAAGCGAGAGGAGCCACACCTCTCAGGGGCTTACATTAGGAGCCTTGTGAAGCATCTTAGCTCCACATCTACGGCGAGATCCAAAGACCACCATCACATCGCCATGGGCACCAAATCGCACCAAGAAGAGCAACAAGCCCCACAAACCACACCACCATCTCTACAGCAGCAGCAGCCACACAAGAAGCAGGTGAGGAGGAGGCTCCACACGAGCAGGCCATTCCAGGAGAGGCTACTCAACATGGCGGAGGCGAGGCGAGAGATCGTTACCGCTCTCAAGATCCACAGAGCATCCATGAGAGAAGCCAAGGAGCAGCAGCAACATCAACAACTTGTGCAACAATTGCAGCATCAGCAAGAGGTCCAGGTAGTGCAAGATCATAGGGTGGCTTTTAGTGCACCCAGCATGAGCTCATATAGTTCTTTCTCAGATTACTTGCACAGCAGTTCCCCATTCGCACACACCACAGCAACAAGCAACAGTGGTTCCTCATATTATTCATCTCCTCCACTTCTCCCTTACCACACACCAGTAGTTGCACCCATGGTTCCCATGGTAGATGCCTTAGATCAGTTTCTGCCGCTGCCTACGCAGCCACTAGGGCTCAACCTCACCTTCGATGGCTTTGGTGGTGGTGTTGCTGCCGAAGATGCCAAGAACTGCACTGCTACTGGCCCCTTTGATCCTCCTTCGTTGGTCCAACAAGCATCACCCGCCTCCTCCTACTCTGTCtactcctctccgccgccggcaACGATGGTGAGCCAGGACATGGCATCCGTTGCTGCCGAGAACACCTCACAGTCGTTGCACCGGGTGCTggacgaggaggagatggccgcGATCCACTCGGCCGGGGAGCGGCATGACATCGAGTGGAGCGACACTGTGAACCTGGCCACGTCGGCGTGGTGGAGCAGGCTACTCGAGAGTGTGGAAGGCGACGGGGCCACGGCGGCGCAGCAAGCTAACACGGTGGACGCCATGGGGATGCATCTGAGTGATGAGTACTACGGCCAAGACGTGTCCTTTCCATGGTAAGCTAGCTATAGTGAGGCCCCAAACTAAATTAAGGTGCAAAAGTTGTCTAATAATGAGGGGGTGTTTTTTTTTGCAGTATGGACATCGGAGAGATCAAAGGATGGGACGCCCAGTGGTTATCATGACATGCCGTCCATCATATCTTAGGGGAGAATTAACACTTGAACATTTCACTGTACTCCCTCcgctcctaaatataagtctttttagatttcaaatggactacaacatgcggatgtatgtagacatattttagagtgtagattcactcattttgctccgtatgtagtcacttgttggaatctctagaaagacttatatttgggaacggagggagtacctcgaaTAATGGAAATTAACGCTCCATTTCATCACAAGTATAGTATGCAGCAGTTACTCCTATTCGGATTGCAAATACTTTTGCTTCGTGGATGCAAAATGCTTTCTTTCCTGCATGTTCTGGGTAACTTTTGGATCTCTACAATTTCTGTTTTTGCTATGACTTTGCCGTAGTTTGGTAGGATCCTCACCGAACAACTAGTTAGCTAGGTCCGCAGGGACTGATGCACGGATCTGTATGCTAATGTGTGCATATTATGATCAATGCAAGAATTGACCACTCTAGCCGGCACTCAGCTAGAGATCTACTACTAGGATTCATGCAAATTTCTCGACTTTACTGCAACGAATCGAAGTTACTACTTTGAGCCCAAACATAAGATACTACCTCCATGCATAGAGCCTAGAGGAGCAGACTGGCAGTCACAAATATTGGTCTTAGCCTGACACGTATGCATGCTTCAACGGACAAGTGTGAGCTGTTAAACATTGCAATTGTAATCTGTTAGCTAGGGCGTGGTGTGTGCGTTGTAATCTGTTAGGGTAGGTTAGGTTGTTGTGATATGATCCTATAGTTAGCTTGGAGATCAATCGACACCTCACCTAAACCCTAACCCCCTGTAAGCCGCCGGCCTCTGGCCCTTTATTAACACGCAACGCGCCCCTGCACCGTGCATGTGCTTCCAGCTACtttcacatggtatacagagcctagTTCTTCCATCTCATCTAGGTtatgtcatcttcctcctcctccctcgccatgGCCATGCCTTCGCTTGCTTCGCTCGGCCACACCATCACCGAGAAGCTGACGCGCGACAACTTCCTGGTGTGGAAGGTTCAAGTCCTCCCGCACGTCAGGGCCGCAGCGATGATGGGTTACCTTGATGGCTCGATCAAGGAACCCGTTGCCGTCATCGTCACCGAGAAGGAAACCAACGGGAAGAAGGAGACCATTGAGATATCCAATCCAGAGCATGCGATCTGGGTTACTCAAGACCAACAGGTGCTTACTTTTCTGCTTGCATCGTTGTCTCGCAAAATGCTAATGCAGGTGTCCAACCACACCACGGCCGCGGGCGTCTGGCAAGCTCTGGTAGAAAGCTTCTCCGCGCAGTCCAGGGCGCGCCAGATCCAGCTCCGCTCGGCCATCGGCAACGCCCGCAAGGGTGATCTCTCTGCTTCCGCTTACTTCACGAAGATGAAGGGACTGGCGGACGAACTCGCTGCTGCAGGAAAGCCCCTGGGCGAGGACGATGTCGTCTCGCACATCCTCGAGGGACTCATGCACGAGCCCGACTACAACGGGTTTGCCACCTCCATCTCCACGCGCGCTGCCACCGATCGGCCGATCGGTCTCAGCGAACTTTTTTCGCTCCTGCTGTCTGCGGAGGCCCGAATCGCTGCCCAGCACGCTGCCTACATCGCTCATCACTCCGCCAACCTAGCTGCAAAGGGTGGTCGGGGCGGTTATGGCGGCGGACGCGGCGGTCAAGGCGGCGGGCGCGGTGGTTACGGCGGCGGCAACTACTCCGAAAACTCAGGGCATGGTGGCAGAGGTGGTGCGCCGCGTCAACAGGGAGGTGATCGCGGTGACCGTGAACGCTGCCAAATCTGCAAGGAAGAGGGCCACGGTGCGTGGCGCTGCAAGAAACGGTTCGACAAAAGCTTCAACAACAATGTCCGCAACCCCGCTggcagcggcggtggtggtggacgcGGCAATGGtgggcgtggtggcggcggcgggggcggcaacTCTCGCGCTGCTAATTCTGCCCACTCCTATGGTGTGGATACTAACTGGTATCTGGATACTGGTGCCACGGGCCATGTCACAGGCAAACTGGAGAAGCTAGCTGTCCACGATCGCTACACCGGCACCGACCAAATCCACACGGCTAGTGGTCAAGGTATGGATATAGAGCATATCGGTCATTCAGTACTATCTACTCCCTCCAGTTCCTTGCACTTGAAAAATATTCTCCATGCTCCTAGTGCCGATCAAAGCCTTCTTTCTGCCTATAATCTTATGCGTGATAATGATGTCTTTATTGAACTTCACCCGGAATTCTTTCTTGTTAAGGATCAGGCTACCCAGAAAACAATTCTGCAAAACAAGAGTAGATGGGGTTTATTCCCCGTGACCGGACGGCAAAGTTCCCCTCAACGTCAAGTCCTTGCTGCCGTCAAGCCATCCACCTCGCGGTGGCACAAGCGCCTAGGGCATCCCGCTCTTCCAGTAGTCCAAAAGATTCTCCATGACTTCAATCTTCCTGTCTCCAATAAACAAGATCATCTCCTGGTGTGTGATGCATGTCAGATGGCCAAGAGCCATCAGTTACCGTATTATCGTTCAACTAGTGAGTCTACAGCTCCTTTAGAGCTTGTTttttcagatgtttggggtcctggaCCCGTCTCTGTAGGAAGACAGAAATACTATGTCAGTTTTAtcgatgatttcagcaagtttagCTGGATATATTTGCTCAAAAATAAATCTGGTGTCTTTGAGAAATTTCGTCTCTTTCAAACTCATGTTGAACGTCTCTTTGACCGCAAGATTATTGCCATGCAACCCGATTGGGGTGGGGAGTACCAACGGTTGAACTCTTTTTTTGAACGCATTGGCATCACACACCATGTTTCTTGCCCACATGCTCATCAACAGAACGGCTCCGCGGAGCAAAAACATAGACACATAGTGGAAGTTGGTTTCTCTCTACTTGCTCACGCTTTCATGCCGCTCAAATTT from Triticum aestivum cultivar Chinese Spring chromosome 4A, IWGSC CS RefSeq v2.1, whole genome shotgun sequence harbors:
- the LOC123082747 gene encoding uncharacterized protein; translation: MRNQRLAPITCSSSKTNNTKREEPHLSGAYIRSLVKHLSSTSTARSKDHHHIAMGTKSHQEEQQAPQTTPPSLQQQQPHKKQVRRRLHTSRPFQERLLNMAEARREIVTALKIHRASMREAKEQQQHQQLVQQLQHQQEVQVVQDHRVAFSAPSMSSYSSFSDYLHSSSPFAHTTATSNSGSSYYSSPPLLPYHTPVVAPMVPMVDALDQFLPLPTQPLGLNLTFDGFGGGVAAEDAKNCTATGPFDPPSLVQQASPASSYSVYSSPPPATMVSQDMASVAAENTSQSLHRVLDEEEMAAIHSAGERHDIEWSDTVNLATSAWWSRLLESVEGDGATAAQQANTVDAMGMHLSDEYYGQDVSFPCMDIGEIKGWDAQWLS